The DNA region AGGTCGATGGTCATTCCGGGATGGGGTCAGCGCTACTGCGGCCACAAGACCCGCAGCATTGTTTTTGGTGTCCTATTCCTTGGCTCGGCAGTAGCGCTTCTCGACACGCACAACGAGTTCAAGGATCGCGAAGGCACGTATCTAATGCGACTGGCGGAATATGACCGAGCCCTGGTTCGTGGCGGCACCATAAGTGAGCTCTCGGCATTGCATGCGGAATTAGCCTCCGCGCAGGCGGATGCTTACGATGCTGAGGATGACCGCCGCGTGGCCGCGTTCGCCATGATTGGGGTCTGGGGATTGAATGTCATCGACGCTTTCCTTTCAGCGCCGGGTGAACGGGCGACCTTTTCAATCAAGGGCGTCGGTGTCGAGCCCGCGGCTTATGACGACGGCTTTCGGGTCACGTTTTCGAGGGCGTTCTGAGTATGAAGAGGACCCTGATCGCTATTGCTGCTTTAGCCGTATCGGCAGTCGCACTTGGCGGCGGCTGTAGCCGGAGCATTGATTCAAAGGACCCGATCCGTTCGCTTCCCGCGCCGCCTCCTGTCCCGTATGGGTTGACCGCGGCGTTGGGCGACAGGTCGGTCACACTTTCGTGGTCAGTTACTGATGCGGGGGCGGTCAGTCTATATCGGATATATTCAGCTACCGACACCGGCAGTGTGTTCGCTCTGGTCGATTCCGCCAGCGCGCAGACCAGGGTTGTGACCAATATCCCGTTCAACCGTACCGTCAGCCTCCGGGTGACATCCGTGAACGCCGCGCGCATAGAAAGCCAACCGTCGGGTCAGGTAGATGTCATAGCCGGCCTCTTGCAGGTGCTGCTCAACAATGGCGACGAGTATTCCAACTCGCTCGATGTTTTGATTGAAACATTTGCGCCCGTCACGCCTGCCTATATCCAGGTTTCCGAGGACCCGCTCCTCGCCGGTGCTCCGGTGCAGGGGTATCGCTCACCGTTGCCGTTCGAGTTGTCGCTGGGGGACGGCCCCAAGACCATCTACGCCCGACTGACATTCGGCGACGGCACCGAGGCGAGCGGCGTTTTGTCCGACGACATCATTCTCGACACGGAGGCGCGGATCGATTCGATCTATTACACGCCGACGTCGGCTGTCTTCGCCGCCGGGGACACGATTTACTTCTACTTGTCCGCCCATGGCGAGACTGATGGCGGCGCCCAGGTCACGTTCCCCGGCATATCGCGGGTACGGCTCCGCGACCTCGGCACCGAGGGTGACGCTGTGGCCGGCGACGGGGTCTATTCTTACGCCTGGATTGTTCCGGTCGGGCTGACCGTCACCGATGGAATCGTAACCGGTTCGTTTATCGATGCTGCGGGCAATAATTCCGCCGGCGCTCAGGCCGCAAGGCTTCTCAATATACGCACCACAACGCCGCCGATCCCGGTAGTCCTGGCAGTAGCCCTTACCGAACCGGAAACTGCGCACCTTTCGTGGACGATGAACAACGATGTCGATTTCGCGTCGTATCGTATCTACCGTTCAGTGTCGCCCGGCATCGACGTGACTTTCGAATTCCTGACGATCGCCATCGTCACCGACCGGAACAACACCACCTACGATGACTTTCTGTCCACGGCGGGCACGTACTATTACAGAGTATTCGTTTTCGATTCCGAGGGGCTGACCGCCGGTTCGAACGAGGTGATGGTAAGTCGATAAAGGGATAGACGGCTCCCGTGGCTTTCCTGACACGCCTCAACGAATTCATCTCAACCTTCCTCGCCGTTTTCCGCCAACTGGGGCAATGGCGCATCTGGTTTGTGCTCCTGGGCTACTATCTGGCGCAATGGCTGATCCTGTTTGTTCACTACGACTATCCCTCGGGGTCACTTAGCCAGCTTATGACCTTTTGGGTATCCCTGTTCGGGCCAGAAACCGCCGATGCCTACGGCCATTACCCCCAGCACTTTCTGCTGCTTGGCCGGGTCTCGTACTGGGCCAAACTAATCTTCGGCCTGGTATTCGAAGGTCTCGTACTGGGTATGGTCGCGGGGATGTTTTGCGAGCGATACAGGAACCCCGATGAGTCCGGCAAGACGTCCCGGCTGGCACGTTGGTTCAACCTGACTCTCGTCTGGACTATCGTTAACGGCCTGATGCTTGCCGCCGGCCAGTTGCTTCCGGGCCTGGCCGCCCCGTACCTGGTGGGCCCGCGGCGTATTGTGGCGTTCAGTTTTGTATTCATGCCGCTGGTGTTCTCGTTGACGTTTGCGGTCTTCTTCTTGGCGATTCCCTCGGTGATCATGTACGGCGACGATGCCCTGCGGGCGGTCGGCCGGTCGATACGCTTCTTCCTGGGACGACCGATCACGATATTCGCCTTCGCCCTGTTCATTCTGGCGGTGCCCATTTTGATAGGGGCGCTGGCCAGTCGGCCGGGCGGGATAGTCGAGAGTTTCAAACCGGAACTGGTGTATTGGATTCTGGTAACATCTTTGATCAGCGAAATGATCGCCGGCTTCTTCTGGATGGGCGTCGCGGTCCGATTCCTTTATAGCGAAGAACGATAGTTGTCGCGTATTCCCCGTTACGGCGGATTAATTCCACCGCGGACGTTTCCAAGTTCGATTTTTGCCCTCAACAACTTCCGGCAACAGCCGATAAATAGCATATACCGCCAGGGGCTGTTGTTGAGATGAAAAACATTCTGTTAGTGGACGACGACCGGGAAGTTTCTCGTTCCGTAGCCAACCTTTTCGATTCGGACAAGTACCGTTTCGAATTCCTTGAGGATGGCGCCGGGGTAGCGAAGTACATCCAGGAGAACCAGGATGTTGATCTGGTCATGCTCGACGTCAACCTGCCCAGTATGTCCGGTCTTGAAGTTCTCAAGCAGATCAGGCAGGTCAAGAGTGAACTGCCGGTAATAGTCATATCCGGCTTCGTATCGACTGAAAACGCGATTGAGGCGATGAAAGAAGGGGCCTACGAATATCTGACTAAACCGTTCCAGGTGAGCAAGCTTCTCGAAACGGTCAACAAGGCCTGCGGTTACCAGGTGCGCGGCCAAGCGAGCTCGGCTGCGGAACGGCTGGTTGTGACAGAATCGCCGGTAGATGAGATAGTGGGCAAGTCACCGGAGATCGTCGAGATAGCCAAGATGGTCGGGCAGGTGGCCAAATCCGACGCCGCGGTGTTGATTTTCGGTGAGTCCGGTACCGGCAAGGAAGTAGTTGCCCGGGCGATCCACCGTAACTCCCGTCGCGCCAGCCACCAGTTCCTTTCAGTCAACTGCGCCGCGCTTCCGGAGACGCTCCTCGAGTCCGAGCTGTTCGGCCATGAAAAGGGCGCGTTCACCGGCGCATACTATAAGCGGATCGGCAAGTTCGAGCAGGCGGATGGCGGCACGCTGTTTCTCGACGAGATCGGCGACATGTCGATGCTGACGCAGTCCAAGCTTTTGCGGGTGCTTCAGGATCAGACCTTCGAGCGGGTGGGCGGCAACCAGATGATCAAGTCCGACGTGCGCATAA from Candidatus Zixiibacteriota bacterium includes:
- a CDS encoding DUF5683 domain-containing protein is translated as MKRILITAAGFWLLPLVSLAQAQPVGALTVITTPPGAEVSLAGDANLAGISPITFTYPILGEYELVIRKLGFEEYRTNLLLDPQKPQQVLVELSPKTAAKAAVRSMVIPGWGQRYCGHKTRSIVFGVLFLGSAVALLDTHNEFKDREGTYLMRLAEYDRALVRGGTISELSALHAELASAQADAYDAEDDRRVAAFAMIGVWGLNVIDAFLSAPGERATFSIKGVGVEPAAYDDGFRVTFSRAF
- a CDS encoding sigma-54 dependent transcriptional regulator, with product MKNILLVDDDREVSRSVANLFDSDKYRFEFLEDGAGVAKYIQENQDVDLVMLDVNLPSMSGLEVLKQIRQVKSELPVIVISGFVSTENAIEAMKEGAYEYLTKPFQVSKLLETVNKACGYQVRGQASSAAERLVVTESPVDEIVGKSPEIVEIAKMVGQVAKSDAAVLIFGESGTGKEVVARAIHRNSRRASHQFLSVNCAALPETLLESELFGHEKGAFTGAYYKRIGKFEQADGGTLFLDEIGDMSMLTQSKLLRVLQDQTFERVGGNQMIKSDVRIIAATNKSLVQAMKEGSFRVDLFYRLKVVSFYIPPLRERRGDIPLLIEHFLTKFSHQFGIPKRSISKKAIATLCKHLWPGNVRELENNIHTAMVMSKNDELMPDDFPSLSDDTPKVDIDLSVLQDDYTETFRKIVEPVMPKLITNSPGQIYHFLESALERAVISSCLKHFNGNQVKASETLGISRNTLRDRITRYGLY